A genomic stretch from Candidatus Rokuibacteriota bacterium includes:
- a CDS encoding crotonase/enoyl-CoA hydratase family protein, whose translation MTAPVVLYEKTGRIARITLNRPDKLNAINDVLPRALRDAVGEANRDDAVHVIVLSGAGRAFCAGYDLEMYAEKPRPVAYSQDMPWDPMVDYAGMSANTECFMSLWRSFKPVICKVHGYAVAGGSDIALCSDMIVMAEGARIGYPPARVWGCPTTAMWIYRVGAERAKRMLLTGDLVTGLEAARMGLVTEAVPAADLDAAVERWAERMAGVPKNQLMMQKLMINQAYDNMGLATTQMIATIFDGITRHSPEGFAFKQRCEAVGFKQAVRERDSGAPIPGS comes from the coding sequence ATGACGGCACCAGTCGTCCTCTACGAAAAGACCGGCCGCATCGCCCGCATCACGCTCAACCGCCCCGACAAGCTCAACGCGATCAACGACGTCCTGCCGCGGGCGCTCCGCGACGCGGTGGGCGAGGCCAATCGCGACGACGCGGTCCACGTCATCGTGCTCTCGGGCGCGGGGCGGGCCTTCTGCGCGGGCTACGACCTCGAGATGTACGCCGAGAAGCCGCGCCCCGTCGCCTACAGCCAGGACATGCCGTGGGACCCGATGGTGGACTACGCCGGCATGAGCGCGAACACGGAGTGCTTCATGAGCCTCTGGCGGAGCTTCAAGCCGGTGATCTGCAAGGTCCACGGCTACGCCGTCGCGGGCGGCAGCGACATCGCCCTCTGCTCGGACATGATCGTCATGGCCGAGGGCGCGCGGATCGGCTACCCGCCGGCGCGCGTCTGGGGCTGCCCGACCACCGCCATGTGGATCTACCGCGTGGGCGCCGAGCGCGCCAAGCGCATGCTGTTGACCGGCGACCTCGTCACGGGCCTCGAGGCGGCGCGCATGGGGCTCGTCACCGAGGCGGTGCCGGCCGCCGACCTCGACGCCGCGGTGGAGCGCTGGGCGGAGCGCATGGCGGGCGTGCCCAAGAACCAGCTCATGATGCAGAAGCTCATGATCAACCAGGCCTACGACAACATGGGGCTCGCGACGACCCAGATGATCGCGACCATCTTCGACGGCATCACGCGCCACAGCCCGGAGGGCTTCGCCTTCAAGCAGCGCTG